One genomic segment of Aquipluma nitroreducens includes these proteins:
- a CDS encoding cytochrome b/b6 domain-containing protein, with protein sequence MRKVYIYKGFERLWHWTQASLIMFLAVTGFEVHGSYSIFGFEKATEYHRVASWMLIGLLIFAIFWHLTTGEWRQYIPTTKQLKEQIQFYISGIFKGEHHPTQKSELSKLNPLQRLVYLGFKIILIPLTTTSGILYMLYKTIDENNLIVIEDYPLASIAFWHTMGAILLMIFLVVHVYMTTTGKTPTSNINAMITGYEELEENENENIQNHETK encoded by the coding sequence ATGCGTAAAGTATATATTTATAAAGGTTTCGAACGCCTTTGGCACTGGACACAAGCTTCGCTCATCATGTTTCTGGCTGTAACCGGATTCGAAGTCCATGGTTCATATTCCATATTTGGGTTCGAAAAAGCAACAGAATATCACCGCGTTGCTTCGTGGATGCTAATAGGATTGCTGATTTTTGCCATCTTTTGGCACCTGACAACGGGCGAATGGCGGCAATACATCCCCACCACGAAACAATTAAAAGAGCAGATTCAATTCTATATTTCCGGAATATTTAAAGGTGAACACCATCCGACTCAAAAGTCAGAACTTAGCAAACTAAATCCTTTGCAACGACTTGTCTATCTTGGGTTTAAAATCATTCTTATTCCCTTAACAACTACCTCCGGAATTTTATACATGCTGTATAAAACAATCGATGAAAACAATCTGATTGTTATTGAAGATTACCCACTTGCGAGTATCGCGTTCTGGCATACGATGGGGGCAATTTTGCTGATGATATTTCTTGTTGTTCATGTTTATATGACGACAACCGGAAAGACACCAACATCAAATATCAATGCGATGATTACCGGCTACGAGGAACTTGAAGAAA